A genomic segment from Ptychodera flava strain L36383 chromosome 8, AS_Pfla_20210202, whole genome shotgun sequence encodes:
- the LOC139137996 gene encoding integumentary mucin A.1-like: MQSTGLPNALPKSTTSDVTTEDITTEGVSTTTDWTSTTTEEDTTTEAIISTTIDWTTTKEDTTTEVISTTIDWTSTATEEDTTTEETLTTTDVVSTTIKSTERYETTTLPTSTQDVTSTVARPATTFLSTSEVATSTQPMSSTQSTSTSVPTSVGTSRSTEEPTSSTTKAQTSLSTDRTTSDGPSTRFTTMQQSTLPLEQV; encoded by the exons ATGCAGAGTACGGGATTGCCGAACGCTCTGCCGAAGAG CACAACATCTGACGTAACGACCGAAGATATCACAACTGAAGGTGTATCAACCACAACCGACTGGACCTCAACAACCACCGAGGAAGACACCACAACTGAAGCTATTATATCAACCACAATCGACTGGACAACCACCAAGGAAGACACCACAACTGAGGTTATATCAACCACAATCGACTGGACCTCAACAGCCACCGAGGAAGATACCACAACTGAAGAAACGTTAACGACAACTGACGTTGTATCAACCACCATCAAGTCAACCGAAAGGTACGAAACCACCACTCTACCGACGTCTACACAAGACGTCACCAGCACCGTCGCTCGACCTGCTACTACATTCTTGAGTACCAGTGAAGTTGCAACCTCAACCCAACCGATGAGCTCAACGCAGTCAACGTCAACGTCAGTACCGACGAGCGTGGGAACATCAAGATCGACGGAAGAACCAACTTCAAGCACTACAAAGGCCCAGACTTCGCTAAGTACAGACAGGACCACCTCCGATGGTCCGTCAACTAGATTTACAACAATGCAGCAATCAACCCTACCATTGGAGCAAGTCTGA
- the LOC139137997 gene encoding uncharacterized protein: MTKLINKASEITGQGHDEITEEGANTLISTIENISKKQAHLNKLDADIMAAMDVAELENEIGETDDYDARITDRHKVSACKSKYRCKKCDRRHHTALCDPSTKTSKAENPKKNSEIETVHTKLAIEGKKTHPGPVLLKTAVVTAINGKTKMKANVLIDEGAQRSFITTTCAEQLKLKAEHKELINLAPFGAKSNGIRSMENAKVTLETNTGSNITIQVLMVPKISTPLKSHINKSVLDLPHLQGLTLVNHADTEVVEIDILIGSDYYWSIIGDDIIRGPGPTAVSSKFGYLLSGPTHPRAHDPSAHVTQTTILHVMTDSRMEDKLTSRYWDLETIGVRDVSSGTSTPMNLRNIVTLI; encoded by the exons ATGACGAAACTCATCAACAAAGCATCAGAAATCACAGGACAAGGCCACGATGAAATTACCGAAGAAGGGGCAAACACTCTAATTTCGACGATCGAAAATATCTCCAAGAAACAGGCCCACCTCAACAAACTTGATGCCGACATTATGGCTGCAATGGATGTCGCCGAACTTGAAAACGAAATTGGGGAAACAGACGACTACGACGCCAGAATCACAGACAG ACACAAGGTATCAGCTTGTAAGTCAAAATATCGCTGCAAGAAGTGCGATAGGAGACATCACACCGCGCTCTGTGATCCGTCGACGAAGACAAGTAAAGCCGAAAACCCTAAAAAGAACTCTGAGATAGAAACAGTACACACCAAACTCGCAATAGAAGGAAAGAAAACACACCCTGGACCTGTTTTACTGAAAACAGCGGTCGTAACAGCTATCAACGGAAAAACAAAGATGAAAGCTAACGTTCTCATCGACGAAGGAGCTCAAAGATCATTCATCACTACGACTTGTGCCGAACAGTTGAAACTGAAAGCTGAGCATAAGGAGCTCATCAACCTAGCACCGTTCGGTGCAAAATCAAATGGCATACGCTCGATGGAAAACGCCAAAGTGACACTTGAAACTAACACTGGCTCAAACATAACCATTCAAGTTTTGATGGTACCGAAAATATCAACACCGCTGAAATCTCACATCAATAAATCAGTGCTCGATCTCCCCCACCTACAAGGTTTAACATTAGTGAACCACGCTGACACTGAAGTTGTTGAGATCGACATATTGATTGGTTCTGATTACTATTGGTCAATAATTGGTGATGATATCATCAGGGGACCCGGACCCACTGCCGTTTCATCCAAGTTTGGATACCTGTTGTCCGGGCCAACGCACCCACGTGCACACGATCCTTCTGCTCATGTCACTCAAACAACTATCCTACACGTCATGACTGACAGTCGAATGGAGGACAAATTGACGTCACGTTATTGGGACTTAGAAACAATCGGCGTCAGAGACGTCAGCTCAGGCACATCTACACCGATGAATTTGAGAAATATCGTGACTCTCATCTGA